TAAACAGTTTTTGACCAAAGATGAGCTCTTTTACTAttctaagtttttattttttaaaatctaccGAATCGAATAAACCTACCAAACCGATTATCAAATCGATCAAATCGAACCGATTATCAAATCGATCAAATCGAACCGATTCATAAACCGAAACTGACAGTTTGCGATTTAGACCAACCGAATATAAGTGTGTAAAACAAGATTCAAATTTGGATCTTAAACTAATTAATCTCATTCTTAGAGATCCTAAACTATAATTGGTTATTTGTAAGAAAAAAATCTTTTCTCATTTAAAATGGTCCATGTAATAAATGAAGAATGACCTTTAAGCACAATATCTTAACCTTTGTTTTCTCATTACTACATTTTATATAATCCATACTAATTAACTAGTACTTTTTATTTACAACATCAAGAGCTAAAATGTGAAGTTAACTGAGTTATAGTTAACCATTTTGAGAAATCTGCAAATGGATTAAACAATAACCAAAACATTGAATCTTACACAATTAggattataacaaataaaaagtaGTACATCACAAATTTCATCATTTGAAAGACACATGCTTTTGGTGATCATGATCAAGCTCTTTTAGTTCATAACCCTCGCTTACAATAACAAGAACATCACCATCTCTGATTAGCTCAACCTCGTCAATTTCACCTCCATTCTTGTCCAAAACACTACCAGCCAACAACCCATAAGTCTTCAACCCGAGCTCGAGTAGCTCGGGTAAGCTTTTCGGGAGTAACACCACCTTCTTCCCCCCGTCTACATTCCCTAACTCCGGGCAACTAATGGTTACTCTAGACGGATACACTTGGCTTCCATAATTCACGTTTGTCTCTTGTCTTGAAGGCTGCGGCTTAAGAAACTCGTTGTCTCCTACTTGGTCATCCGACATAAACCTAAACAAAGAACCGTAGAAGTTGTTTGGCTTCCTCTTCGGCCTAGGCTTTCCATCCATAATCGCTGGCACATTCTCCATAGGTACGGGTATGATCATGTTTGACTCGCTGTTATACCTTCCAATCTGGAAGTGCGCACTTCGCCTTGATCGTGACCCGAGAGAGTCCGACTTGATATTATTCTTTAAATCTCGAATTGATTGGAATTGAAGTTTAATCTCTTCGTGTCCTTGTTGGTCGGCTAGTCCCCTTGGAGTCCATCCGTGGTTATCTGGGATTTCCATGTCGGCTCCTTTGTCCAAAAGGAATTTAACCATTTCAAGATTATCTTCGGAAACCGCAACATGGAGAGCGGTCGTGCCATTCTTGTTGGCAAGCTTGATGTTTCCTCCAAGTCGGACGATTTTTTCGAGTAATCCTAGGTCCTTTTGTTCGGCAGCAAAGCATGCATACTGTCCTACGTCTCCGTTTGTCAAGTTTGCTCCTTTTTTCAATAGGAGTTCAACCATGGCCTCTTTGTTGGCTAATATTGCATCCCATAATGGAACGTTACCTTCTAAATCTGAACAAATTAAGCACAGTTtaaacaaatattcatttattaagtCATGTTACTATTGAATCATTGAtcatattattcttaatataaacataaacaaatataCATGCATGTACCATTtcattttatacttttatatctCATAATTAAAGTCATATCAAACAATTGAGCTTTTTTGTtgcacaaaataaaaatttatcatgtcaaaaatcaaaatcaatcatatttgttaaaaaaataacttaatttaaaagttatatatgaTGATCCTAAACAATATTGTTTTAACTAATGTAGTTAAGGGATAGAAGAGTCAACATGACTCTCACCCTTATAATTGTACGAAAGGATCCCTATTAAGAGATTTTTTCGAGAGGGACAAAAcggttaataattttattatacataacCGTTTTGCCCATCGCCGAGAGAATCCGTAAAAGGGATCTATCTGTTGTGCTAATATTATTGTGATCGATTGGTCATATGCTTACTAAGGGCttgtttttatgattaatattttacatttatttcttaataactttatttgcttaaagttataaaataaatgaattatttgagtaAGAAGacattagaattagaattaagaTTAGGATTAGGATTAGGGTATacacataataaaatatatattttttactcaattattattattattttatatttttgcaaTTCTTTGACTCATGGACAAGGATGTgaacaataattatttaagataaccCTAAACATGGCAATGTTTAtacaatattatcaaattattaataaatgttctAAGAATAAAAAAGTCAAATTTCAAGAAATATTTGGGGTGATGTGTTGCTGAGAGTATGGAGCATGACTAACAAAACTtcaacacaaataaaaaaactccAATAATTGagctataaaatataaatttattgcgTTGACTTTACCAAGTCAATGCAAATGGGTGTGATAAGTGGACATCCAAACACGCCATTAGCAGACAAAGGTCACACAATCTTCATTAGTTTATTAACCCCTGactttattgtatataaatatagtatattatgtatgaatattaaaCACTAAATTATTAATTGCATAATCACTAAACATGTTTGCACATTTTTTTATTCCTACTAACATGTATGcacataatttatgttaatttctcaataaattcttaattatgaATATGGGTGATGTTTTAATGTactatttgaattttcttttacaTAATTAAGTATGTGAGGAGTATAATAAAAGATGATACCTCTACTGTTGGGATCAGCTTGAAAGTCTAGCAAATGAAGCACACAATTTTCATACCCATTTGATGCTGCAATGTGCTGATTTAATgtaaagaaagaagaaaataattagtaaatttCTTAAGTAAATTGAAATAAACCAAAGTTTTGAATAAGAAATGCAAACCAAAGCTGTTCTTCCATTATTGTCAGCTTCATTAGGATCATGCCCTCTTTTTAGCATCTGTTCTAGTAGGTCAGAATCATTTTTTTGGGCTGCAAAGCAAAGGGTGTAAGGAAGTTTCATCTGGCCCCCAGCCATCTTCGCCTCAATTTCCAACAAAACCTCGTTCATCATTGGCATGTCCTTACGTCCTTCAAGGTATTGTCGAAGGTTGTCCATGATTACGGTTTCATCTGAACTGTTGGCTTGTATTAGGGTCTTGTAATCGGTTCGGTTCATTCGCAGAAGCTGACTTAGTCGTTTGGTTCGAATAGTGTAGACTTGTGGTCTTTCACATAGAACACCGATCTCACCGCAGATTTCGCCCGCATTTGCCTCCCCAACCACCTTAACAAATTAAGTTCATTTCATTCAAAAAGCCTTTTATGAAACAACCACCAGGTCAATAGTTTGGAAATTAGCTACGGTTTACATATGGCGACGGAATCAATACAAATAGCGACGCTTTCCCGTCGCTAATACAAACATTACATCATTTTGTATTAGATagagtatatattatataaaaataataataagaggaAAGGAGGATAAAAGAAAATACTTGCCTTCTCCTCGTGGTCTTTTGTGAATACAATATCCTGCAAATTAATTAACCAAATCAAgttgttttagaaaaaaaaactataagtaGCGTTGAGAATAAAGTTTAATAGATAATTACCACCGAACCCTTGATGAGTATGTAAAAATCAGTAGAAGCTTCGTTCTGTAAGATTACGTCTTCTTCCGGTGGAAAATACTCTGGTTTCATATGAGATACCTTCAAAATATTCGCATAAGAGTTAGAGTAAAAATTATACAGGGCAGGAAAACTAAGACAATATAGATTTTGATTACCATTTGAAATAGCAAGTCGTTGGAGACCCCACTAAACAAGTAGACATTGTCTATAAGGGagtaaaagagaaaatttgagaTTCCCGACCTAATAGCTTTAGGGAGGGAATCAATCGTATCCCTTTGTTCTAACCCTTTCGAGTTGGTCATAAACTTTAGCGACAAGTGCGCGAGCATTTGATCTTGAAGCCGATCTGGAAGTCGGTTCCTCTTTGCAAAGTTTGAGGCTGCACGAATTGTGTTCCTAAATTCCCTTGTCTTGCTAGTCCCGTGGACAACTAAATTGGTCATGTTTCCGATCAAGTACGATATCAAACCAAGGTTGAAGAGCATGTAGAAAATGTTGAAAATCATTTCTCCAATGTTCACAGCATGTAAGTCACCGTATCCTACAGTTGTAAGGGTGGTGATGGACCAATAAATGGACGTCACATAGCGAATCCATATGCTCTGATGTTTAAAATCACCCATGGCCGCACCAATCCAAGTTTTTAACGGATCAGGATACCGAGCCGCgagtaaataattaaaacaggCCGCACAATGAACCGCGAAAATGGTAACCTATTTGAAATGATCGATGCAATAATTATTATAGTTCAAACCAAATTCAAGAACACGTAAAGACGACTAATATTTGTGTAAATACTTACAAAACAAAGCTTTGTGCACCTAACCCAATAATAGTTGAAATGCCGGTTTTTCTCCCAACTGATTAGAAATGAATGAAAAGATTATAATAATTCCAATAAAAcacttaatttttgtttaaagaaGCCAATAACGATGAAAATTAACGACGATTTTATTATCGCCTTTATCTTACATTATAACAATAGCGACGGACACACTGCCGCTAAACATACGACGGTTGATGTAAACCGTCGGTAATGTTTAAAAGGTAAatatttagtgtttttttagAGAAGAGTTAACCTGGCAAACATGGCGCTGACTCTTCGAAGACGCCATAAACGGAGCATATTAAAGACACCGTAAGATTGAACAGATCGAGGGGTTATCTTCCTCATGAGTTCAGCAGGAATGGTGGAGATGATATCAAGTGCAAGCCATGATCTAGTGTATCTCCAAGCGATTCTCCCACGATCATCAACGAATAGATACGATGTTCGATCCAGATAGGCCACAAAGAAAGTAAGAACAATATCAATTGCGAAGAACCCATTTACAACGTTGTCAGCAATCGTCAAAGGCCCATGAGTTTTTTCCATGAAACCGAATTCAAAAGGCGAGACCCAAGCAGAGTAAAGTACTAAAATTACTAAGAATGTCCTCCATACCCTGTCAAAACGACCAATTTATGatgaaaacaatgatgaaaaaAATCCAGGAAAAGAGAATCGAGAACCTGTAACGATGGTCATAAGGAGAGATGATGAAAGGTCGAAGCTTGACGGTGCGGTTGCTTCTTGCACCAAGAGAAGGTAAGATTCCGGTGGAGAATGAGAAATGACTTCCATCTCTTGACATTCGTTCCATCTCCTCCGCCGTACCACACATTGATACATTAAACAACCCTCCACCGCTGTCGGCGACTCTGTTATTGCTGGGCATGATTGAAACTTGAAAGATCTCCTGTTTTTGTTTAGAGTCTAGACCGAGATGGGGGCATTCTGCCTTCctctctctttatatatatatttggtgtAGTCAATTAATTAGATCTCAACCATTTAGGATAGTTAATGGGtgttacatattttattttggatGACTATTAATAAGTTAATGTTAGTTACCTATTTTATTTAGCCGAAATAACAACGTGTCAATAGTAATTTGGGATCTCTTGTTTCGAACTTTTACAATTTAGTACTCTTTATCGGGGCAATTGCAATTTggtacttattttttttaacctcaAAATTTGAAGTTTTACAATGTCAGGTTCGTATAAAATGAAGTTTTACCCTAATGGATATCGACGACcgtaaataaaatgtattacgtgacctttataattaaaaaaaattaatattgacaCGCAATTCTAAATGTCCTAAACCCGACTCAACTTCATTTTATCGCGAGGTGAAGAGGAGGAGAGTCAGACTAGGGTGAGGGTAATTGAGCGTCGCGAGGTGAAGGGTAGGGAGTCAAACTAGGGTGAAAGGGAGGGAGTCGGGGATgaagtttaatttgggttggaaTGGATGtaggttttttttaatgaattgaaatttattaacaaaattaaaaatacgcGGCATTTAAAATTACGTGTCActcttaatatttttgattataAATGACACGTAATACATTTTTTGACGAAGTTCATGTCCGTTAGGGTAAAACCCTATTTTGTACAAACTTAACAACACATACCCTAAATTGCGAGGTTCAAAAGAAAAAGTTCTAAATTGCAACTGACccaataaaaaattctaaattgtGAGGTTCGAAAGAAGatgtctaaaattataattggcACCAATAAGTAGCCCTAAATTGTAAGGTTCTAAAGAAGAGTTTCCAAATTACGATTGACCCAATAAGGAGCCccaattttgttatttttgcatattttattttggaCGACTATTATTATGTTGCTTGTGTCATTTCTTCGTAATTATGTTAATCGTTATTCTGGAGGATTTACAAGCTCAATAACTTATTGAACAAAtgcatattttatattatttttaatgttttgtgttattattttatCGTTTAAATAAACGATtcttataattttcttatatagtatttaaaaaaaatgcataaaGAAATTGCCTACACCTCGATCTCTAattaaaaacatgaaattaCTTATAATTTCATTTGAGTTATTTGTTTTAGCTAGTTGAATACTTGTTATCTCTTAgtaatgtttgtttatttttattttttatcttctcatgtaattgatttatttttgtttatattaaatgttCATTAGTTTAgtaccatttttttttgtgaaagacGCGTAgtgtcaattaaataaaaagccACGAAAAGACAAAAGAGTTACCTGAGTTCAAAGGAAAATCGGAGTAAAACAAACTAAACGAAGAACAATTAAAAAACGATAAGAGTTAAGTCCCATTATTTTATATGTAGTGTTTAGAGTTTTATATTGAAACTTTATCTTCTCATGACTAAAATAGTTGAGAGTTtgaaaaaccaattttttaacatttatttatatggAATTAAAGGCAGCCTATCAATCCGGATCAGACCCACGCGTAGAACATAAACTTGACTCTTCAAATCTATTTTCAAGGTATTATTTGtgataagattttatttatataagggTTAATATCTCCCCAAACCCCTTCTCATTTCTATCTAAATTTTATAGAATAtagttcaaaataataataataattttattattaatgtaatataatataaatgagagtCGTTTAAATTTATCgataaaaacataacaaaactGTGTAATTTAAAGTGTCACCAAACAAACTCAAAACACAACCAAATTTGAGAAACAATAATGATATTAtgataacataaaataaaatatttaaaaaaaacaaattttttttttaaaaattatctcctcaaaataatgattagtctcattaataaatattaaatactaaaaataaaagtaaaagaaaaccAATACAACATTAAGAAATTGATACTCAAGATTTCCAATGAGCAATGACAATCTGAAATCATTTCCCTTAACAACTCATCACTTGGCAATAAAAAAATGGGAAGGATATAGTCTTTCTAAAAGATCATCAAAGAGATTTACTTTGTAAACAACAGAGGACTGCAATGTGCAATTACAAACCTATAATCATGAAAACATATATGAAGTATCTTCCTCTGGATGTCTTTTGTTACCAAATATATCATCGATTTTTTTCGAGTCAAACAATCCTACAATTGGCGATCAATATTGggattcatttatataatattgtcaAGCACATAGATTTCATACAAATCAAACCAAGTTTTTCAGAAACCAATAAAAAAGACATTCAAGATCATGGCATTTAGGATGAGTCAATGGTTAAAACtttcaactcaaattaaatttatctaacacatttataaaagttaaataatatattaaaaaatgataatcatTTAAACccagagaaataaaatatgacattagaaaaattaaaattaatgaaaaataattaaggtTCAAAAAATGATAATGAGTTCTTCAACCGACTCCACAAGCTCTCCATAACGAATATGAGTTAGTGCCATAACAATGATGTTATAAATTATATGCATTAGTCGAATATTGAAAATTCGATGATTCATTTTCAGTTAAATACTTTACCAAAAGTTTAATAGttcaccaaaaataataatcagATTAGAAGTAACTCAACTATTCAATCTCATCATATATGCTAACACGATTCAAACCTCCCAACAACTCCAAGAGACTCAGTCATCACCAACTAAATTATAATCATGCTTCAAAAAAGACTCCAGATACATATTACTCCACGACAAAATAAGGTGAGACGCTAATTTAACATACATAAAACACATTCAACTaatcataatacaacatttatcttgTCCAATATCAAATATGTTAGTAGTATGCATTTAGTAATCTGTTATagtataatgatttatttttcaaattctttttGCTACAgctaagtttttattttcaatcatAGTTTTGAAACTCGGTCCGGCCCCGGCAAAGCCAGTGAACCGGTCGTCAAACCGTGTTGGGTTGATGAAAAAATTAGAAGTGCAATCAACCTAGTTAAATCCGGCCAACCCTCGGTTGGACCGGAAATCCGACAGCCTGGATTAACCAAGCGAGTTTatcctattttttattaaaaaaatcacttattttctttttcacttATCACTCTCTTAGTTTTCCTTTCCCCGTTTTTTGGTTGCCATTAAGCTTACATATTTATAGTTCCATGTGGGTAGATTACCAATTTCTAGTTCTAGACACTAAGAATGACATACTTTTTTATTCACCTCAATCTCCACCTCCTACCTAAACCATCTGATTCCGCTTTCTTCAtactaaaaaatgatttaagatGACATTGTAAGTCATAACTTAAACCTAGTTTCTTCTCCCGATAAAAACATAGTTATCAAAAAATCGGAGGTTGTAGtttgatttgaataattagtagttgatatttattttaattgtgttaatCTATGGTTTAAgagtttgtgtttattttaattgtgttgtcCCTAAAAGAGACAATGAACAAATTGTAATTGcgaaacaatattttgaattttgatatctACTTTAACTattattgtataaacaatttgataaatttttgttatttttatattattttattattatatgaaacaCACTGATTGAACAAACTGATCTAATGAACCAGTCCCTTCACCAAGTTAATGACCGGACCGGGTTTCACAACTATGTTTTTAATGTCTTATAACACTATTCGACACTAAAACCTAGCATGATTATTCTATATCATCGAGTCGTTAATATTGGTCGTCAGTCGTCACGGTCTTGTCGTCAAGTCAGTGTTATAGATGATTAAGCAACAATGACTCACTATTAATTTACCAATCTTGGACCGGAACTCCCACAAGTATGATCAAACATCTCGTTTATCTGAGAGCAGACCGTCTACTACTGTTTTCTACTACTGTTTTCTGTTTTCTCTCTGTTTCCTATGTTCTCTCACAGGGAAGGGGTAAAATCTTTTTACGATTTTACCCCTCTACTGTAAAGGGGAGCAGGGAGATTCGATAGCAGAGGATCTCAGGTACATTTATCTATACCTTTGCAAATAACAATGTCCCTTAAAAGTGTCCCTTCAATTGTATACTCATGAGCCAACATATACCAAATCAACGTTTTATGAATGTATAGAAGGGTTAGGTATAAATAATACAACCGTCCATTTGCTTTAATTGACTAAagagtatttatattaattaacatataaaccAGAAACAATAAGAAAATGAGTTGACCTTTGTTAGTAATTTTACCCAATGGGAACTTAACAATTGATCAATAATTGAAtggatattattaataatatcaattagGGATTGAATTAATACTAAATCTAAGCTATTTgtgtaagaaaaaaatatcatcaaGTTTGTAGTGTGGGCTTAGCTGTCAAAAGTCTCATTAACATGTTGATCTTATCAATTCAAGACTTATGATAATGAATTTGacaattaaaaaatctaatgtttttttggttgaaaattgtatatgtatattaaaataaatcgtttaaataattagaatacAACCACGTTACCCAATATGTTATTAAGCTTGTAGGTACTCGTGAAAAATTATTACTCCCTCACCGACTTTACCCTTTTACTGAAATGATTATcagaaaacgtcataataatatcattataaaagATACGTATCGGGCAATACGATCATCGAAGGTTCGATGATTTCTCTACAACCAGATAGTTTACTAGAAAATAAGTATGATGATaacctaaatatatatttatcatattaatcgtatcaatccaaatttcataacaactataaaaaataactcGGACATCACCTATTGAATCTCATTAATACTGCACAAAAAACTTTAGATAATAGTCACCCACCGAtaatacaaaagtaagtgaaTTACCAATTCAACTCACTTGTGACACATACGATAACAACTTAGCATAATCCAAcatttttcattcatatatCATTCGTAAGAATTCCACCGtgaataatgttttaatttattaaaaaatgagatCTTCGGTGATCTTTGATTCCCAAAGTTTATcccaacaaaaataatatgGAATCATATTAGCGAACAAATTGTAGAAATGCCATAATTAGTTGTTACAAATTCACCCATTTGTTGGAGTATACTTTGAGGCTGAACAATATAGATTGTCTTAGAGTTAATCATCGTTAATCATGAAGagaaaactttatattttttaaggaaatatataaaatcctataagaaaatgtcaattttaatataatgtaaTTCATAACTCACTAGTTAGTTCAAATGACAAGAATCGGtgtttaagaaattaaatgttaaaggttaaaataaagtgaaaaaacacataaaaatcaAAAGGTCAAGACTATACtcttcaatttaaaaaacttttcatttgatataaaaatgtggttattaaaatgatttagttgagatattataataacataaaaataaaataaataatggtaACATTTTAAGATGACATCaattattgtttatttgtttccaaactaaatacaaattaaaaggATTTGACTATACATTTTAATACGTAACCTATCTAGGACATGAATCATGATGCAAGGATGCATGGGAGACCAACTATCATCCATTAAGAGAAGCAAACTAATTCTAAATATCTCTTATAATTCTTCCCATTTTCTCATAAAATTCTTGTTTGGGAGATTCTTTATCTCCTCATGATCTGTACAAATATGTCTATTTAGGGTCAAGAAGGAAAACAAGATTCACTACTAACAAGTCTAGTCTTTTTCACGTTGTAAAAGAGGACAATACCTtatggatttttaaaaattttaagttttccCCTTAATTAtactcaaatttattataacaaaaatcaGAAAGgtcaaaattatgtaattattgTTGTGAGTTGTACATTGATTGTTTTCCTGAAAATGTACATACTTAATactgtaattattttttcttaggAAATGTATCAACGATTTGGTATTATCCAATAAATTTCTCCTTATTGAATGGtgtcaaaattatataattgagaAGGAATGCATATGGGTTCATTAATCATATGTAAGAGACTAATAGTTGGGTTAGCGGTTGGGTTAGGATGCGGATTATATGCTTAACCCCTTGTggccacattttttttatttatatatttttttaatggttGGGTTGATTTACAAATCATTAAGTTGTGGCAGAGACGATCTAGGACTGTACCAGGCTGAAGCTCAGCccaaaaaagtaaaattattatctACCAAGTCtatataattcaacattttaattaaGGAATCATTTTTGGTTAGagtatgattaataaaataatttctacgGATGATAGATGCATGAAGAATTGATACGTGAGAaagtgttatatatgttatatataaagttgTGGAGTTGGCTACTAATTTGCTTTTACATTATCATATGCTAACATATGAAAATTGCTTTGTAGTTGCATTGGGATTCATCACGTTGTCTCATGTATTCTTGCGGGTTATTGTTGGGGGCGACTAGTCTATAGAGTCCGAAGAATTAACTCGCAATGGAACATCATTCTCAAGGTATTTTGGTGGATCATTTGATAGAATATAATGGTAGAAATACAATGTTATTCTTATGGCCCTTATTTGTTAGTAACTGTTGTTTGAGTGACTTGGTGGGAGAGAATGTTCGAACTAAATAAGGGTGttgtatgtatttttttttttcattatttcatttttcactTTCCATGTCTTTTAGGAATAAGCAacctcatttttattatatgcttttgaaaacaataataattcatGGGTCTGTTATTAAATGTACCTATTGAATGTATGTTTACCAAACACAAGGTACATGGAGGATGTGTAAGTACTAAAAATGAATGAAGAACAATCGTTGGTATACACAATTGATGTCCTATATTTTTCATGATCACATGTGGCTCCTACCATCGATCCATTATAATTCACGTTTCTACCAAATTATTCTGGGcccattttctttaaatttcttCACGactaaaaacttaaaattatttagaaaactaTAGTAACCacaattataagaattttttttttttatacaaatcatctattaaagaagataaaatatcaaatgattTGTATTAATGTCAACGAGAAATGTGAGTATAATGTCAAGAATAATAAtggtttatttttaagtttttttgaaaatgtgtCGTGGGATAtgatatgattttatatatatctatctatatatatatatatgtttttgatGTGCTTTATTTGGAAGGTAAACTGTACTCAAGATGACTTGGATTacttactaattttttttatctgaatTGTTATGGTGGGTTAtgtctttttttcttatttaaattggaaaattattttattagatacataattgtaaatatagccactttttcataaaatatttagagaaaTTTTCAATGCATCATAAAAAGACAGAAATACACTACTGTCaatataattcataaaaaaatataaaataatatatgaattgtACAAATGATATAAGGTGTAATAttgggtataaattatataagttgtggattgatttgaataatttataagaaatgatataagttgtatagatTTTGTAATTACATATAATATAGTATAAGTACATGAATATCCTAAATCTCAAATGTCTTCTTTGTATGGGAAATGAGGAGATCATCGACCATCTTTTTGGGGATTGCTTATTTGCTTTCTTACTTTGGGGTAAGTTTTCATGTCAATGAGTCTCCTTAGCTTCTCAAAAGAATGGACTGATATTAAGGAAATGACAATTAACATCGAAACAAATGATAATGACTTTAGTTCAAATGTCTTCAAGTGCTTTTTTGCAAACActttttatcatatttggatGGAGAAGAACACAAGAGCATTATCAAGGGTTTGAAACGATGTACAGTTTATTTGGAATTAAATTATCTTTGATGGAAACTCACTAATTCGAACGAAAAGGCGAATTCCCACTTGTGAAAGAAATTTATTGATTTGTCAA
This is a stretch of genomic DNA from Impatiens glandulifera chromosome 4, dImpGla2.1, whole genome shotgun sequence. It encodes these proteins:
- the LOC124936213 gene encoding potassium channel AKT1-like; amino-acid sequence: MCGTAEEMERMSRDGSHFSFSTGILPSLGARSNRTVKLRPFIISPYDHRYRVWRTFLVILVLYSAWVSPFEFGFMEKTHGPLTIADNVVNGFFAIDIVLTFFVAYLDRTSYLFVDDRGRIAWRYTRSWLALDIISTIPAELMRKITPRSVQSYGVFNMLRLWRLRRVSAMFASWEKNRHFNYYWVRCTKLCFVTIFAVHCAACFNYLLAARYPDPLKTWIGAAMGDFKHQSIWIRYVTSIYWSITTLTTVGYGDLHAVNIGEMIFNIFYMLFNLGLISYLIGNMTNLVVHGTSKTREFRNTIRAASNFAKRNRLPDRLQDQMLAHLSLKFMTNSKGLEQRDTIDSLPKAIRSGISNFLFYSLIDNVYLFSGVSNDLLFQMVSHMKPEYFPPEEDVILQNEASTDFYILIKGSVDIVFTKDHEEKVVGEANAGEICGEIGVLCERPQVYTIRTKRLSQLLRMNRTDYKTLIQANSSDETVIMDNLRQYLEGRKDMPMMNEVLLEIEAKMAGGQMKLPYTLCFAAQKNDSDLLEQMLKRGHDPNEADNNGRTALHIAASNGYENCVLHLLDFQADPNSRDLEGNVPLWDAILANKEAMVELLLKKGANLTNGDVGQYACFAAEQKDLGLLEKIVRLGGNIKLANKNGTTALHVAVSEDNLEMVKFLLDKGADMEIPDNHGWTPRGLADQQGHEEIKLQFQSIRDLKNNIKSDSLGSRSRRSAHFQIGRYNSESNMIIPVPMENVPAIMDGKPRPKRKPNNFYGSLFRFMSDDQVGDNEFLKPQPSRQETNVNYGSQVYPSRVTISCPELGNVDGGKKVVLLPKSLPELLELGLKTYGLLAGSVLDKNGGEIDEVELIRDGDVLVIVSEGYELKELDHDHQKHVSFK